In Zingiber officinale cultivar Zhangliang chromosome 1A, Zo_v1.1, whole genome shotgun sequence, the DNA window AGTCTTAAGTATATTTGACCATAGAAAATTTACAGACTTGGAATATTTTTACAAGATGGTCAGCGATGAGACCTTTATCTGATGCTGAACCAACATTAGGGTTAGTCCTTTAATTTCTGATAGATGTACTAGCGCACAATGCCTTAGTCTTTTGCTTTTCTAGAAATGTTTGGTGGACAACCATATGAATGCTGAAGAAATGGACTTACGTTTTATCCCATCACACTAAGGCATGTAAGGACTACTCTTTTAACAAAAATACATGCAAATAGAAGAAAGCATAGATAAATGTTAAGCTGGGAAGGAAGCCAGCTTGCTTCTAGTTGTCTAAGCTACAGCAGTAATAATTAATCAACAGAGTGGAAATCAGACAAGTTTTACAAATAGACAGTATAACTCTGGCAAATTCACTAACTCTAAGTTTGGTTGGGAAAGATTAATGTAATATAATACTCTCAGATTGTTTGGACATGTATTTAATGTTATGGCTGAAATCTTTGCCTTCTAGAAGTTGAGTAAATACACAATTTTATCTGCATATTCTTTTTATTCTTTGGATATTTTTCTTGATCTTGACATTCTTAACTAAGATTACAACTTACAATGCCATGGATATACAGGAGTACTTGTTTCAGCTATGAGAGTATTTACGAAATCCATTTATCCTCAAGATGCTCATGGCTTGAGACAAAGTGCCAATTTATACTTTATTGTGAGTGTTGTGATGATGGTCATCTGCATCGCTTGTTACAATATAGCCGACAGGCTTCCGGTTGTTCAGTACTACAAAGGCATCAAACAAGCAGCTATGAAAAAAGAGAAGACCGAGAAAGGCCCCATGAGTGGATCTGTATGGAGATCAACACTGTGTCACATTGTTGGAAGGATCAAATGGTCTGGTTTTGGGATCATGCTCATATATCTCGTCACACTATCAATTTTCCCTGGATATATTACAGAAGACGTCCATTCTGAGACCCTGAAAGACTGGTACCCAATTATTCTCATTGCCGGATACAATGTGTTTGATTTGGTTGGGAAGTCCCTGACCGCAGTTTACCTCCTGGAGAATGAAAATGTTGCAGTCGTTTCCTGCATCGTGAGGCTTCTGTTCTACCCACTGTTCTTGGGTTGCTTACATGGCCCGAAATTCTTCCGCACCGAAGTTCCAGTGACAATCTTGACATGTCTTTTAGGTCTTACAAATGGGTACTTGACCTCTGTGTTGATGATACTAACACCAAAATCTGTGCCAATACAACATTCAGAGACCGCAGGAATTGTGATAGTGCTGTTCTTAGCAATTGGCCTGGCTTCTGGTTCAATTGTTTCATGGTTTTGGGTCATTTAAGAAGCACTTGTGCTATTGTAAAATGCCTCTCATCTTCTCCTTGTTTCAC includes these proteins:
- the LOC122038596 gene encoding equilibrative nucleotide transporter 1-like; this translates as MGGEGNDERAGLLLEAAGGEESPTAYSEEAVAEAAPKDAFRLAYAVYFILGAGFLLPWNSFITAVDYFSYLYPDAPVDRVFSVSYMLTLLLLLLLIVGWAHLSSAPLRINAGLALFVVSLLVVPIMDAAYVKGVRGLYGAYDVTVGAVVLSGIADALVQGGVIGSAGELPERYMQAVVAGTAASGVLVSAMRVFTKSIYPQDAHGLRQSANLYFIVSVVMMVICIACYNIADRLPVVQYYKGIKQAAMKKEKTEKGPMSGSVWRSTLCHIVGRIKWSGFGIMLIYLVTLSIFPGYITEDVHSETLKDWYPIILIAGYNVFDLVGKSLTAVYLLENENVAVVSCIVRLLFYPLFLGCLHGPKFFRTEVPVTILTCLLGLTNGYLTSVLMILTPKSVPIQHSETAGIVIVLFLAIGLASGSIVSWFWVI